The following is a genomic window from Hymenobacter chitinivorans DSM 11115.
CGCCGCCGACCACAACCTGCTCTTCACCTCCGACACCAAGTTTGAGAGCGGCACGGGCTGGCCCAGCTTCTGGGCCCCGGCCACCGACAGCAGCCTGAAAGTAACGGCCGACGACTCCCACGGCATGAGTCGCGACGAGCTGGTGTGCGCCAAGTGCGGCGGCCACCTGGGTCACGTCTTCGACGACGGCCCCAAGCCCACCGGCCAGCGCTACTGCATGGACTCCGACGGAATGGTTTTTGAAAAGGCCAAGTAAAAGTGCCCGATATTTGTAGTGCCAGGCAGCCCGCTGACTCGTTCGGCGGGCTGCTATGTTATCCGGCCCGGCTGACTTCTTGCCCGGCAGGCCCCGCCTTTTGTTTCGCTTTTAACTGCGTACTTATGACCACCGTCGATCCAATTCACACCTTGCAGCAGCAGCTGTCTTCCACCCGGGAGCAGTTGGTGGCCCACAACGTGTACCAAGGCATTCAGAGCCTCGACGACCTGCGCGTGTTCATGCAGCACCACGTCTTTGCCGTCTGGGACTTTATGTCGCTGCTCAAAAGCCTGCAGCGCGACCTGACCTGCGTGACGGTACCCTGGGTGCCGCGCGGTAATCCCGCTACCCGCCGGTTGATCAACGAAATCGTGCTGGAAGAAGAAACCGACGTGGATCAGCACGGCCGCCCCGTCAGCCACTTCGAGCTCTACATGCGCGCCATGGACGAGTGTGGGGCCGACACCCAGCCCATCCGTAAGCTGCTCGACGCGCTGTCGGTGGGGGAGTCGGTGGAAATGGCCCTGCTGCACGCGGGCGTGCCCTACGCCGTGCAGCAGTTCGTGCTCAGCACCTTCAACGTCATCAACTCGGGTAAGTCGCACGCGGTGGCCGCGGCCTTTACCTTCGGCCGCGAGGACGTGATTCCCGACATGTTTCGTCACCTGGTGGCTGATTTAAGCCAGCGCTTTCCCGGCCAGCTCGAAACGTTCATTTACTACCTCAACCGCCACATTCAGCTCGACGAGGAAGTGCACACGCCCCTGGCCGAGCAGATGGTGCGCGAGCTGTGCGGCAGCACCGAGCAAAGCTGGGAAGAGTGCCGCGAAGTAGCTACCCGCTGCATGCAGGCCCGGGTGGCGCTGTGGGACGGAATCCGGCAGGCCATGAGCTCCGTCGTACCAGTTTCGACGGTAAGCTAACTTCCGGGTCTTGCTGCGCGTTGTAGAAGGGCAGCTCACAGCCGGGCTGCCCTAACCTTGTCGTCATGTCATATCAATTTTTAGCCGCGGCCGGCCGCTTTTGCCTGGTGGCGGGGGCCGCGTGGCTTACCGCCTGCACGGCCAGCCAGGAAAGCAGCGCCGAAGTAGACCGGGCTCCGTTGCCGGCCACCATTCGCACCGATGCCGACCGGCAGGCGGTCTACAACAGCAACGCCGGCTACGGCGGCTCGGCCCCGGATGCTACCCCGGGCCGGGTCGATATCCGGGAGCAGGCCGCCCGCTCCAATGGTCGGCAGCGGGTGGAAAACGTCAATACCAACGACCCCAACAATACCACCACCGAAACCCGCCTGCGCCGCCTCGACGGTGCCCCCGTGGATACCGTGCGCCGCCTGCCCTAAACCACACCGGGCCGGCTCTCCCGCAGGAAAACCGGCCCGGTAACAGCAAATTAGTAGGGCAGCCTTAGCTGGCGGCGTTTTCGCCGTTGGCCTCGGCGTTGGCGTTGGGAGTGGCCGGCGAGGCCGGACGCTTCCGGTCCCGGCGCGGGGCGCTGCCATTGCTGGCCGCCCGGCTGGGGCGGACCGCCGCCGGCGCGGCACTGGGGCGGGGCTTGCTGGTGCTGGCCACCGACCGGTTGCGCGGGGCGGCCGGCTTGGCGGGAGCCTTACTGGCGGTATCGGCTGTCGAAATACTGTCGGAAGCGGCTACTGAGGCTTTGCCATCGTAGTGCCGCGCGATGGTGTGCAGGGCTTCTTTAAAGAGCTGCTCCGTATCCACGTCTAGGCGCTTGGTGGCGTCTTTGACCACTTCCTTGAGCTTGGCTTTTGTTTCTTTGCGGATGCGGTCCACCACTTCCTTCATGCGCAGGTCCAGCTCCTTCTGCAGTTGCTTAGCAGCGGCCTTCAGAGTCTTTTTCTGACTGGCTTGCTTCTCGGGACGCTTGTCGACCAGGCTACTGGAGGCGCGGGCGGTAGCTTTGTCGGCTTTGCGCTGCGCTTTTTGTGCTGGATCCTTTTTAGCCTTTTTCTCGGGCTGATCCGAAGCAGACTTTTTCATGGGGCAAAGGGGAATAAGAGTAAGAAGCTGACACAAATGCAGCGTTTTGCAACGTCGCCGTTCAGCTCAAATATAGATGTATTTACCTGTTGGGCTATGTTAAGGTTTTAACCCGACCTTAATACTTTCAAATCCTCGTTTCTTTGCACTCCCGCAAGCGAATAGCCCCCGTGGGCCGCCGCTTTTTTACTCACTGAACCTTCGCTTTTTTCTTTGCATATGTCTCTTGATCCTCAGCGCTATACCGTCACGGCGGCCCTGCCCTACGCCAATGGTCCCGTGCACATCGGGCACTTGGCCGGCGTGTATCTGCCGGCGGATATCTACGTTCGTTACCTGCGCGCCGCCGGCCGCGACGTCAAGTTTATCTGCGGCTCCGACGAGCACGGCGTCCCGATTACCATCCGGGCCCAGAAAGAGGGCGTTACGCCCCAGCAGGTCGTGGATAAATACCACGCCATCATCCGCGACTCTTTCGCCGAGTTCGGCGTCTCGTTCGATATCTATTCGCGCACTTCCTCCAAAACCCACAGCGAAGTAGCCAGCGGCTTTTTCAAAAAGCTCTACGAGGAAGGCAAGTTCATCGAACAGACCTCCCAGCAGTACTACGACGAGAAAGCCGAGCAATTCCTGGCCGACCGCTACATCGTGGGCACCTGCCCCAACTGCGGCAACGAAAACGCCTACGGCGACCAGTGCGAGAAGTGCGGCTCTTCGCTGAGCCCCACCGAGCTGATTTCACCCCGCTCCATGCTCAGCGGCAACCAGCCCGTGCTGCGCGAAACCAAGCACTGGTATCTGCCCCTCGACCAGTACGAACCCTGGTTGCGCGAGTGGATTGTGGAAGGCCACAAAGCCGACTGGAAAACCAACGTCTACGGGCAGTGCAAATCCTGGATTGACCAAGGCCTGCAGCCCCGCGCCGTAACGCGCGACCTGGACTGGGGCGTGCCCGTGCCGGTGGAAGGTGCCGAAGGTAAGGTGCTCTACGTGTGGTTCGACGCGCCCATTGGCTACATCTCGGCCACCAAAGATCTGCTGCCCGACACCTGGGAAACCTACTGGAAAGACAGCGGCAGCAAGCTGGTGCACTTCATTGGCAAGGACAACATCGTGTTCCACTGCATCATCTTCCCGGCGATGCTCAAGGCCCACGGCGACTATATCCTGCCCGACAACGTGCCGGCCAACGAGTTCCTGAACCTGGAAGGCGACAAAATCAGCACCTCCCGCAACTGGGCCGTGTGGCTGCACGAGTATTTGCTTGATTTCCCTGGTAAAGCCGATGTGCTGCGCTACGCCCTCTGCGCCAACGCCCCCGAAACCAAGGACAACGACTTCACCTGGAAGGATTTTCAGGCTCGCAACAACAACGAGCTGGTGGCCAACCTGGGCAACTTCGTGAACCGGGCCGTGGTGCTGACGCACAAGTTTTTCGCCGGCAAAGTGCCCACCATCGGCGGCGACCTACAGCCCATCGACCTGGAAGCCCTGGCCCAGCTGGCCGAATTTCCGCAGCGCATCGGGGAGCTGATTGACAACTACCGTTTCCGCGACGCGCTGGCGGAGCTGATGAACCTAACCCGCGTTGGCAATAAGTATCTGGCCGAAACCGAACCCTGGAAGCTGATCAAAACCGACGAGGCCCGCACCGGCACCGTGCTGCACGTGGCCCTGCAGATTGCCGCCGGCCTGGTGACGCTCATGGAGCCTTTCCTGCCCGCTTCAGCCGAGAAATTGGGCGAGATGCTGCGGGTAGAAAAAGGCAGCTGGCAAACGGCCGGCCGCCCCAATACGCTACAGGCCGGCCACGAAATCGGCGCTGCCGCCCTGCTCTTCGACAAGATTGAGGACGCCACCGTGGAGGCCCAGGTGCAGAAGCTGCTCGATACCAAAAAAGCCAACGAACTGGCCAACGCCGTAGCTGCCCCCGCCAAGGAAGACGTGAGCTTCGACGATTTCAGCCGCATGGATCTGCGCGTGGGCACGGTGGTAGCCGCCGAAAAAGTGGCCAAAACCAAAAAGCTGCTCAAGCTCACCGTGGATACCGGCCTCGACCAGCGCACCATCGTTAGCGGCATTGCCGAGCACTTTATCCCCGAAGCCCTAATTGGGCAGCAGGTCTTGGTGCTGCTGAACCTGGCGCCGCGCGAAATCAAAGGCATCCAGAGCCAGGGCATGCTGCTGCTGGCCGAAAACGCCGACGGTGCCCTGCAACTCATGCAGCCCGGCCAGCACGTACGCCCCGGCAGCCACGTAGCGTAAAGCAAACCACGTCACGGCAAGACGTTAGCCGAAGCCATTAGGCCCCGGAAACGTGCCGACTGAGTGTTCTAAATCGAAAAGCCCCTTACTACAGCGTGTAGTAAGGGGCTTTCTGCTAAAAGGGAATTAGTTACTTGCAGAGGACGGATTGCTTTGGCCTTCGGCCTCCGGTCTCACAATGACACATTTAGCCCATTACCCACATTCGCACATTTTATCGAGTGTTTACCACGTTCATCGTGCGTTCCAAACCGATGGTGGCGAAGGAGAGGATAGCCTCGGCAGCCTTTTCGACGTGCAGGGGCAGGTCGATTTTTTCGTCGGCTGAAAACGGGTTCAGCACGTAATCCACTTGCCGGCCTTTGGGGAAGTTAGCATCCACGCCGAAGCGCAGGCGGGCGTATTCGTCGGTGCCGAGGGTTTCCTGAATGTGCTTCAGGCCGTTGTGTCCGCCGGCCGAGCCCTTGCCTTTCAGCCGCAGCTTGCCGTAGGGCAGGGCCAGATCGTCGGTTACCACGACCATGTTTTCCTTCGGAATCTTCTCGCTCGTCAGGTAGTGCAGGGCCGCTTTGCCGCTCAGGTTCATGTAGGTCGTGGGCTTCACCAAAACTAGCGTTTTGCCCTTATGCTTGATTTCGGTGACGAAGGCGTGGCGCTTAAGCTCAAATTTGGCGTCGTGTTTGGCGGCCAAAAAGTCGGCCACCATAAAGCCGATGTTGTGGCGGGTGTCGGCATATTCGGGCCCAATGTTGCCCAGGGCCATAACGAGAAACTTCATAAGGCGAAATACGGGGTTTTAACGCAAGAAATCCTGCCCCGCCGAAGCGGGACAGGATTTCCATGGGTTTCCGCAACGCGGAGAGATATTAACGGTCGCCGGCCATCTGGCCTTTCAGGGCACGTGGGATGGTTACGGTAGCAATGGGGGCCGCACCGTTGGTCAGGATGGTATAGCCCTGGGCTTCTACCTTGCTTACCTTGATGGACTTGCCCAGCTCGAGGTCCGAGATGTTCACTTCTACGTAGTCGGGCAGGTTTTCGGGCAGAGCCTTCACCTTCAGCTTACGCAGCTTGCTCACCAGCTTACCACCGGCCAGTACGCCGGGCGAAACGCCGACGAACTTCACGGGAATTTCCATCTTCACTTCCTTGCCGGGCTGCAGCAACAGGAAGTCAACGTGCAGCAGCATTTCGTTCACGGGGTGGAACTGAGCGTCCTGCACGATGGCGCGGTATACGGTGCCCTCTACGTTCACGTCAACAACGTGTACGTCGGGGGTGTACAGCAATTCGCGGAAGAGGATGGCCGGAGCCGAGAAGTGCACCTGCTCGTTGCCACCGTACAATACGCACGGAACATACGAGTCAAGACGCAGTGCTTTCGCATCCTTCTTACCGAGATTCGCTCTTTTAAACCCTACAATCTCGAGGCTTTTCATAAGCTTGTGTTTTTGAGAAAAAGAAAAGTGTGTTTTCCCGGCCAAGCTGACAATCAGCCCAAAACGGGCCGCAAAGATAGACGGACTATCCGACAATTAAAACTCGTGCTCCGCTTTGTCGGGACAAGCACGGGCAAAACCAACCTGGTTGGCTCAGGGGCGGAGCATTTGCTGTTGCACCAGTTGCTCGGCCTGCTGCCGCTGCTGCAACACGCGCAGATACGCTACGGCCGGCCGCATTTGGCAGGTGTAAGCCGCTTTGCGGGCGTAATCAATGGCCTCAGGCAGGTGGTTGTTCATTTCCTCGTACACGGCCAGATTATAAAACGCCCGGCC
Proteins encoded in this region:
- the pth gene encoding aminoacyl-tRNA hydrolase — translated: MKFLVMALGNIGPEYADTRHNIGFMVADFLAAKHDAKFELKRHAFVTEIKHKGKTLVLVKPTTYMNLSGKAALHYLTSEKIPKENMVVVTDDLALPYGKLRLKGKGSAGGHNGLKHIQETLGTDEYARLRFGVDANFPKGRQVDYVLNPFSADEKIDLPLHVEKAAEAILSFATIGLERTMNVVNTR
- the metG gene encoding methionine--tRNA ligase; translation: MSLDPQRYTVTAALPYANGPVHIGHLAGVYLPADIYVRYLRAAGRDVKFICGSDEHGVPITIRAQKEGVTPQQVVDKYHAIIRDSFAEFGVSFDIYSRTSSKTHSEVASGFFKKLYEEGKFIEQTSQQYYDEKAEQFLADRYIVGTCPNCGNENAYGDQCEKCGSSLSPTELISPRSMLSGNQPVLRETKHWYLPLDQYEPWLREWIVEGHKADWKTNVYGQCKSWIDQGLQPRAVTRDLDWGVPVPVEGAEGKVLYVWFDAPIGYISATKDLLPDTWETYWKDSGSKLVHFIGKDNIVFHCIIFPAMLKAHGDYILPDNVPANEFLNLEGDKISTSRNWAVWLHEYLLDFPGKADVLRYALCANAPETKDNDFTWKDFQARNNNELVANLGNFVNRAVVLTHKFFAGKVPTIGGDLQPIDLEALAQLAEFPQRIGELIDNYRFRDALAELMNLTRVGNKYLAETEPWKLIKTDEARTGTVLHVALQIAAGLVTLMEPFLPASAEKLGEMLRVEKGSWQTAGRPNTLQAGHEIGAAALLFDKIEDATVEAQVQKLLDTKKANELANAVAAPAKEDVSFDDFSRMDLRVGTVVAAEKVAKTKKLLKLTVDTGLDQRTIVSGIAEHFIPEALIGQQVLVLLNLAPREIKGIQSQGMLLLAENADGALQLMQPGQHVRPGSHVA
- a CDS encoding 50S ribosomal protein L25/general stress protein Ctc, with translation MKSLEIVGFKRANLGKKDAKALRLDSYVPCVLYGGNEQVHFSAPAILFRELLYTPDVHVVDVNVEGTVYRAIVQDAQFHPVNEMLLHVDFLLLQPGKEVKMEIPVKFVGVSPGVLAGGKLVSKLRKLKVKALPENLPDYVEVNISDLELGKSIKVSKVEAQGYTILTNGAAPIATVTIPRALKGQMAGDR
- a CDS encoding DUF3050 domain-containing protein, with protein sequence MTTVDPIHTLQQQLSSTREQLVAHNVYQGIQSLDDLRVFMQHHVFAVWDFMSLLKSLQRDLTCVTVPWVPRGNPATRRLINEIVLEEETDVDQHGRPVSHFELYMRAMDECGADTQPIRKLLDALSVGESVEMALLHAGVPYAVQQFVLSTFNVINSGKSHAVAAAFTFGREDVIPDMFRHLVADLSQRFPGQLETFIYYLNRHIQLDEEVHTPLAEQMVRELCGSTEQSWEECREVATRCMQARVALWDGIRQAMSSVVPVSTVS